A genomic segment from Thermostichus lividus PCC 6715 encodes:
- a CDS encoding YciI family protein, which translates to MPWFVKIERGIVDKQTFDQHVPAHCAYVRKLIAAGHQARTGYWAERGGGMMLFEASSLAAAKAIVEADPLVQHQCVHYELHEWCIVEEPR; encoded by the coding sequence ATGCCATGGTTTGTGAAAATTGAGCGCGGCATCGTTGATAAGCAGACCTTTGACCAGCATGTTCCGGCTCATTGTGCCTATGTCCGTAAGTTAATTGCCGCAGGCCATCAAGCACGAACGGGGTACTGGGCGGAGCGAGGCGGGGGGATGATGCTGTTTGAGGCCAGCTCGTTAGCTGCCGCCAAAGCCATCGTCGAAGCAGATCCCTTGGTGCAACATCAGTGCGTTCACTACGAACTCCACGAGTGGTGTATTGTCGAAGAGCCGCGCTAG